The nucleotide window TGGAAACCCGCATGGGAAGCGGGTTTTTCACGCATTTCTTTCGAAACTTCCTTGACAACACCGCTGCTGCTGGCGCTTAATCGGCGCAACACAGGTGCCAACCTGCAGGAGATAGCATGAACAAAGCCGATTTGATCGATAAAATCGCGGCAACCACCGGCATCAGCAAGACGAACGCCGGTCTAGCCATCGATACCATGATTGATGGCGTGACCGCTTCCCTGAAGAAAGGGGACAGGGTGACATTGGTCGGTTTCGGCACCTTTGCCGTTTCGCAGAGGAAAGCGCGGAATGGCAGGAACCCACAGACCGGCGCTGTCATCAAGATCGCGGCCCGCAAGGTCGCGAAATTCACACCGGGTATCGAGCTCAAGAAAGCTGTTAATAAAGCGAAATGACGTATACATAGGCCAGAGAGGCGGCAGGCCGCGTGCCTGCCGCTTTAATTTTGGGAACGTGCCAACGGAGATCGTGCCATTGCAAGACCCAAGTCTGCCAACCAGGGGGTA belongs to Terriglobia bacterium and includes:
- a CDS encoding HU family DNA-binding protein, yielding MNKADLIDKIAATTGISKTNAGLAIDTMIDGVTASLKKGDRVTLVGFGTFAVSQRKARNGRNPQTGAVIKIAARKVAKFTPGIELKKAVNKAK